The DNA sequence CGGCGTCGAAGGGCGGAACCATGCGTCCGCGGCCGAACCAGCCCAGGTCGCCGCCGGTAGGCGCGCTGCCTTCGTCCTCGGATTCGGCCTTGGCCACGGTCGCGAAGTCCTCACCGGCGGCCAGGCGCAGGGCGATCGCGTCGATGGCCTCGCGCGCCGCCTTCTTGGCGGCCTCGTCGGCGCCGGCCGGGACCTTCTTGAGGATGTGCCGCGCGGCGACCTGTTCGGGCCGCGTGAACTGCGCCGTTTTGTTGAGATCGTAGTACTGCTGGATTTCCTCTTCGGTGGCGCCGCCCTTGGCCGCGTAGTCGTCGACCTTGTAGGCGATGTACTTGACGCGGACCGTTTCGGGTCGCCGGTACTGCTCCTTGCGCTCCTCGAACCACGGCGCCAGCTCCTCGTCCTTGACGAGGATGCGGTCGAGGAAGTGCGCGGCATCGATCTCGATGTAGCTCAGCGTCATCTTGCGGTTGTCGCGCTGGTACTCGAGCCACGCGTCCTCTTCGGTGGCGTGCGCGCCGCGGCGGATGATGTCGGCCACCTGCGCGCTGAGGAGGTCGCGCCGCACCGTCTCCTCGAACACCGCCGGAGACAGGCCCTGGCGGCTGAGCGTCTCGCGGTAGGCGGTCGGCGAGAAGCCGCCTCCGCCCTGCTGGAAGGAGCGGCGGATGGTGTCGCGCACCGCTTCGTCGGGAACGGTGAGATCGAGCCGGGCTGCCTCGGCGCGAAGCGCCGCCGAGTCCACGAGCTGGCGCAGCGTCATGCCGGGAATGTCCAGCGCCTTCATCATCTGCTCGTTGAGCTGGCCGCCGAACTGCTGGCGGAAGTAGTTCTCCTGCCGTCGCAGCGCGAGCTGGTACTCGTTCATCGTGATCTCGACGTCGTCCACCTCGGCGACGGCGTTGGGGCTGCCACCGATCATGCTCCCGCCGCCCATGAAGAAGATGAAGGTCAGGACGATGATGCCGAGAGCGATCTTGATGCCCGTCGAGCGGGCGTTGCGGCGCATGAAGTCGAGCATTGTTCTTCGAGGTTCCTGTGTGCGGGTGTCAGGCCGCCATGGCCTGCGTCGGCTGCCGCCGGCGGCCGCGGTCGGCGGCGCGCGAGGCGGCGGCCCGGCGGGGATGGTCAGCGCTCGCGGCCGTTCGTGCGGCGAGCTTCTGCCATCCCCGCGTTTCGAGGATCAGGCGCCTGCGCCGTCCAGGGCCTGCTGCAGTTTGGCCTTCGGGACCGCGCCGATGATCTGATCGGCGACCTGGCCATTCTTGAAGAGGATCAGGTTGGGCACGCTGCGGACGCCGAAACGCGTGGCCGCGGCCTGATGATCGTCGACGTTGATCTTGTAGATCTTGGCGCGGCCCTGGTAGTCGCCGGCGAGCTCCTCGAGCACCGGAGCGATGGCACGGCAGGGGCCGCACCAGGGCGCCCAGAAGTCTACCAGTACCGGGACGTCGGACT is a window from the Candidatus Limnocylindrales bacterium genome containing:
- a CDS encoding SurA N-terminal domain-containing protein, with protein sequence MLDFMRRNARSTGIKIALGIIVLTFIFFMGGGSMIGGSPNAVAEVDDVEITMNEYQLALRRQENYFRQQFGGQLNEQMMKALDIPGMTLRQLVDSAALRAEAARLDLTVPDEAVRDTIRRSFQQGGGGFSPTAYRETLSRQGLSPAVFEETVRRDLLSAQVADIIRRGAHATEEDAWLEYQRDNRKMTLSYIEIDAAHFLDRILVKDEELAPWFEERKEQYRRPETVRVKYIAYKVDDYAAKGGATEEEIQQYYDLNKTAQFTRPEQVAARHILKKVPAGADEAAKKAAREAIDAIALRLAAGEDFATVAKAESEDEGSAPTGGDLGWFGRGRMVPPFDAAAFELEKGKISGIVETNFGFHIIQVYDKREAGVAPLEEVREEIVKTLGRQNAIDKVFEDSAADAAALDEGATLETIAQERGLKIEETPLFDQDDIIPGIGPSPAFAQAALSLQEVGKHAPPVKVGENYYLIALAERKESYLPELADVREQVEADYKQDKANELARKRADELLESAKAGMTLQQLAEKDGLEVKKSEPFAETARTYGTLGAVPGLGEVAFATKEDGELLPRTFAVGPKAYVFARDSVTEAERSEFDTVKDEQIEELRAKREQEALDEFIRQLKEKAEITYNVAALRPILGENTPIAQ
- the trxA gene encoding thioredoxin → MGNVKEITDATFEQEVLKSDVPVLVDFWAPWCGPCRAIAPVLEELAGDYQGRAKIYKINVDDHQAAATRFGVRSVPNLILFKNGQVADQIIGAVPKAKLQQALDGAGA